From the Osmia bicornis bicornis unplaced genomic scaffold, iOsmBic2.1, whole genome shotgun sequence genome, the window ATCGCGGGATTCGTCGACGGCGCGGCTCCAGGTATCACGTATCCCGGCAGAGTCCTCAACTCCCTCAGAATGGATTCCGTCAGCACTGGCCGCGGGCGTGCTACGGTCCCTGTTTGGCCGCTTTTGGTACCGGTTTGGCCGCTTCCACGCTTGCCGGCTGCATTGTCAGAGGTTCCAGGTCGCCACAAGGTTTGCAGCGCATCGCACCTCCGTACCAGCGGGCCAAAGATTCTCTTCTCTCCTTTGGGGAACGTAGGAGTCCTGGCCAGCCCCCGCGGTTCATCCCGAGAGGACACGCTATGTCCAGCATTCACCTTGACCTCACGGGGCCGGGCCTGAGCATGAACATGCCCAGCTGCTCCGAGCATTCCATGTCCATTCTTGCTATTAGTCTTACTCTCGAGCTTAGGCCTAGGCTTAGGCTTAGGTTGTCTACCGCCTCCCTCCGAGCTGCCATAGCCACGGCGAAGAGCCGAGGGCCCCGAGGTAGCCGGGCAGGGAACATTACTTATCGCTTCCTTTGTATCAATTGGCCCGGACGCCTTTGCGCTTTCAGTACATCTAATGCCTCCAGTATTGCCGATAATCCCACTGGGTATATTAGTGGCAGGCTGGGGGGAGCAAGGAATTATTCCAGCCCCTGAGTCACTTCCACTTCCACTTCCAGACCCTGACCATTCTGTCGTACAGATCTCTAGGAGATCCCTCTTTAATTGCTCGGTGAGCTGGACGGCCATACTAACGATGCTGTTGTTGTTGGACGtcaatcattaattattaattattaatggtCGTTGATGGTTGTTAATGGCGAGCTTGTCGTGCTACCCGTACTGCACCGTGCCAACCACGCTACAAGGGCAcgcaataataaataatacgtCAGAAAGTAAATGAAACCGGGATCAAGATCAGAatcaaaattagaattagagTTACTTACAGTGATTTATGCACTGAACGTACCTTTCAACTCAAAGAAGAATAAATGTAAGTCCAAATCCAAACACGATT encodes:
- the LOC114882049 gene encoding uncharacterized protein LOC114882049; its protein translation is MAVQLTEQLKRDLLEICTTEWSGSGSGSGSDSGAGIIPCSPQPATNIPSGIIGNTGGIRCTESAKASGPIDTKEAISNVPCPATSGPSALRRGYGSSEGGGRQPKPKPRPKLESKTNSKNGHGMLGAAGHVHAQARPREVKVNAGHSVSSRDEPRGLARTPTFPKGEKRIFGPLVRRCDALQTLWRPGTSDNAAGKRGSGQTGTKSGQTGTVARPRPVLTESILRELRTLPGYVIPGAAPSTNPAMVPTPGVLAPALARASRTLTNADSVVIPETPETQEPHVQEPYVQVGPAGGLLAAGSGGQTNRGLRRIRAQKGQVVYESADESTLIVEISDDEDRDANASTIANTNAVSIIKKKRPSNKKKPALNKKPAPILPRQQQQQQEQQDQQQQRQQQQPLSLQSQQQQRQQLRRGYGGETEFAICMEFGGFDSLII